The genomic window ACCCCAAACGCACGACTACGCTGACGCGCCGGCCACCAACCCGAACCCGATTGGGCTTGAGGAGACCGTCCGGCAGGCAACGCAGCCCGAGTTCAAGCCCCAGAACGTTGACCCGAACTACCAGTGGCGCAACGATATGTTCTCCAAGGTGATGGCTGGCAAGCCCACCAAGAACTTCATCCTGCACCGCGTGCCGGGCTCCTACTTCGACGCCCCGCAGGTGCCGGAGGAGTCCAACGCCGCCCTGACCGAGGGCAAGTCCCTCTACGGGCCGGGCACTCCCATCTACGTCAACGATGAGTCGATGTGCACCCTGACCGCCGCCGGCACGGATAACGCCGGCCGCAAGGTCGGCCTGACCGCCAGCCACTGCGGTGAGGTGGGGCAGTCCGTGGCTTCGGCCGACTCCTGGCAGGTCGGCCCGTCGGGCACCATCGTGGACAAGAACGCCGAGCTGGATTACTCCGTCGTGGAGTTCGGCGCCAACGCGGAAGTTTCCCGCTCCTACAACGGCGTGACCGCCAACCGCCTGGGTGGCAAGGTCAAGCCGGGCGACATTAGCTGCAAGCGCGGCCTGGCCACCGGGGATACCTGCGGTATGACCCTGACGACCATCCCGCAGTACCAGTTCACCCAGGTCTGCGCCATGCAGGGCGACTCCGGTGCGCCGCTGTTCAACCGCGGCCGCTTGGTTGGCTCCGTCACCGGCGGCATCAACCCGCCGGGCTTCAACGGTGCCTGCCGCACCCCGCTGCAGGGTGCCGTGCACGTGCCGACCGCGGTGACCAACATGGATGCCATCCTGGCGGATCTGAACCGCCGCGGTGGCGTGGGCGCCGGCTTTAGCCTCCCGGAGGACTAAGGCCGCACCGCCATCCCGGTTAGCTGCTCACTAAGGCAGACAAGGTCCCCGCCTAATTTTCAGGCGGGGACCTTGTTGTAGTTTCTTGGGTTCCTGGGGCGCTGGTCCGGCGCTTAGGGGGCCAGGTAGCCCAGCGCCTTCTTGTGCAGGTGGCCGTTGGTGGCCAGCGCGGAACCGTTATTCGGGCCGGCTGCGCCCTCGATGCTGGTGAACTTGCCGCCGGCCTCGGTGACCAGCAGGCAGGGGGCGGCCAGGTCCCACAGGGAGACCTCTGGCTCGGCGGCGATATCCACCGCGCCCTCGGCCACGAGGCAGTAGTTCCAGAAGTCGCCGTAGCCGCGCAGGCGCCAGGTCACGTCGGTCAGCTCGAGGACGTTTTCGCGCAGGCCGCGGTCCCGCCAGCCGGACAGGGAGGAAATACCCACGGAGGCATCGGCCAGCTCGCCCACGCCGCTGACGTGGAGGCGTTTCGGCTCGCCGCCGAAGACGCGGAAGGCGCCGCCGCCCTTCGCGGCGTACCAACGGCGGCGCAGGGCCGGCGCGGAGATCACGGAGACGACCGGCTCGCCGTCCTCCAGCAGCGCGATGAGCGTGGCCCAGACCGGCACGCCGCGCACGAAGTTCTTGGTGCCGTCGATGGGATCGATGACCCACTGGCGGCCGGAGAACTTGGCCTCGCCGCCGAATTCCTCGCCCAAAACGTCGTCGTTGGGGCGGGCCTGGGCCAGCTTCGAGCGAATGAGTTTTTCGCAGGCCAGGTCGGCGTCGGTGACCGGGGTCATGTCCGGCTTGGACTTGACCGCCAGATCCGAGCACTCGAAACGGTGCATGGTCACTGCATCCGCGTGACCAGCGACCTCAAGGGCCAGCCCCAAGTCCTCTTTGTATTTACCCACGCAGCATCTGCTCCATTTCTTTCACTGCCTGTTTATTTCCAGCCAGGCACCATACCACGCCGCCGGCCGAAATCTCTTTCGTCGCGCCGCCGGCGGCCTCTACCAGGGCCTTGCCCGGCAGCCAGTCCCATTCGGCGACGGTGTGCTGCATCCACGCGCCCCAGGTGCCGTCCGCCACGCTGGATAGATCCACCGAGCCCGCGCCCAGCATGCGCACGGTGGCGAAGCCGGAGGCCACCTTCTGCCAGGCGGCGCGGATATCCGGGTCCTGGATGGAGGTCGGGTGCAGGTAGGTGGCCAGGGACAGCTGCTCGGCCGGAGCATCGGTCAGCGGGGTGACCTCCTTGCCGTCCAGTGAGGTGGGGTAGTCGCGCCCGCCGAACCAGGTGTAGCCCATGGCCGGGCGGTGGACGGCCCCCAGCACCGTGCCTTCGGCGTCGCGCAGGGCGAGTGCTGAGCACCAGTAGTCGGAGCCGGAGGAGAAGTTGTAAGTCCCGTCCACCGGGTCGATGACCCAGGTGCGGCCCGAGGTCGACTCCTGGGAGGTGCCTTCCTCGCCGACCAGGCCGTCCTCACCGCGCAGCGCCTGCAGTACGGTGGCGACGAAGCGCTCGGCGGCGCGGTCGGCTTCCGTGACTACGTCGGACACGGAGGTCTTCTGTTCGATATTGACGCCCTGATCGCGCATGCGCCAGGCCAGGCGGCCGGCGTTGTAGACCAGTGCCTGGGCCAGGTGCGCGTCGGAATCATCCGCGTGCGCGACCATGAAGGTCTTGGCGATGGCGTCGATCATCTCGGGCAAGCTCGGGGTCTGAGTCATAGCCCCTATTGTCTCGCCTGTGGCAGGCGATCGCTAATTGAACACCCCTGCGCGGTAGACTGGGGCGCTATGCACCCGGATAAGACTGCTGCTTTGGACGAGTTGTCCACGACGCTAACCACCATCGAAAAGGTGATGCACCCGGAGGAGCTGAGCGCGCGGGTCCGGGAACTAGAAGCCCAGGCGGGCGACCCGAGCCTCTGGGACGATCCGGCGCACGCGCAGAAGGTCACCTCGGAGCTCTCCGCCGCCCAGGTGAAGCTTCGCAAGCTCGCCGATCTCCGCGGCCGGCTCGACGACATGCCGGTGATGTACGAGCTCGCCGAGGAAGAAGGCGACACCGCGCTGGCGGACGAGGAGCTGGCCGCACTGCGCTCTACTATCGAGGCGCTCGAGGTGACCACCATGCTCTCGGGCGAATACGACGAGCGTGAGGCGGTCATCAACATCCGCTCCGGCGCCGGCGGCGTGGACGCCGCCGACTGGGCGGAGATGCTCATGCGCATGTATATCCGGTGGGCGGAGCACAACGACCACAAGGTCGACGTCTACGACATCTCCTACGCCGAGGAGGCCGGCATCAAGTCCGCCACCTTCGTGGTGCACGGCGAGTACATGTACGGCACGCTCTCGGTGGAGCAGGGCGCGCACCGCTTGGTGCGCATCAGTCCGTTTGATAACCAGGGCCGCCGGCAGACCTCCTTCGCGGAGGTCGAGGTGCTGCCCGTGGTGGAGCAGACCGACTCCATCGATATCCCGGACGCCGACGTGCGCGTGGACGTCTACCGCTCCTCCGGGCCGGGCGGGCAGTCCGTCAACACTACTGACTCCGCCGTGCGGCTGACACACATCCCCACTGGGATCGTGGTGACCTGCCAGAACGAGAAGTCCCAGATCCAGAACAAGGCCTCGGCCATGCGGGTGTTGCAGGCCAAGCTGCTGGAGCGCAAGCGGCAGGAGGAGCAGGCCGAGCTCGACGCGCTGGGCGCGGGCGGCAACGCCTCTTGGGGCAACCAGATGCGCTCTTATGTCCTGCACCCGTACCAGATGGTCAAGGACCTGCGCACCGGCTTCGAGGTCGGCGACCCCCAGAAGGTCCTAGACGGCGACCTCGACGGCCTCCTGGAAGCCGGCATCCGCTGGCGCATGGCCGAGCGCGACGACAGTCAGGACTAGCCTCCCGCCAGTCACGGCCGCTGGCTGACAGCGGCCGCGAACTAACGACGCCAGCCCCGCGCGGATTGTGAAAAACAACCGCAGCGGGGCTGGCGTTTGGGTTTTCGGCGCGGTGGCTACTCGGCCGGGTAATGCATGGGCGCACCCGGGCCGAGCGGGATGCCCAGCAGGTACCAGATGACGAAGAAGAGGAACCAGCCGACCAGCATGGCCACGGAGTAGGGCAGGGCCAGAGACATCAGGGTGCCCACGCCGGCGCGCTTGTAGTAGCGCTGCAGGAAGGTCAGGGCCAGGGCGAAGTAGGGCGACATCGGGGTGATGATGTTGGTCGGGGAGTCACCGATACGGAACAGCATCTGGGAGACTTCCGGGGAGATGTGGACGTACATCATCATCGGGACGATGACCGGGGCCATCAGCGCCCACTGCGCCGAACCGGAGGTAATCAGCAGGTTGAGCAGGGCGACCAGCAGGACCAGCCCGGCGAACATCAGGATCGGCGGCAGGTCCCAGCGCTGGAGGAGCTCGGAGCCGGTAATCGCGGTCCACACGCCCAGGTTGGACCACTCGAACCACGCGAGGAACTGGGCGACGGCGAAGAAGAGCACCAGCATGGGCAGCAGGGTCTTGAGGCCCCGGGCCATGAAGTTCGGGATGTCGGAGCCGTCCTTGATGGTGCCGACGACGATGCCGTAGACGATGCCCACCAGCAAAAAGGCCAGGGCGATGGGCACCGCGATGGCGGAGATAAGCGGGGATTCCATGGCCTCCCCGTCGGGGCCGGCCAGCGGCGAGCCCGGGATGAACAGCAGGGCAAAGAAGCCGGCCAGGAAAACCAGCAGCGAGATGCCCGCCCACACCAGGCCCTTGGCCTCCTGGCGGGACAGCTTCAGGGTTTCATCGTCCTCGGAGAAGTCGTAGTCGCTGTCGGCGTCGTCAGCGTCGTCGGCGGAGGACTTGCCCGGGCCGCCGGCGGCCTTGTCGAAGGAGACTTCCTCATAGTTGATGTGGTCGTGGTTGACCAGCTCGCGGGCCTTGCGGGTGATGAACAGCTCGGTGACCGCGGTGATGATGAGGGCCAGGACGACAGCGGAGGGGATGACGAAGAAGATGTTGGCCAGCGGGCTGACGTGGTAGTCCGGATCGACCATCTGCGCGGCCGGGGTAGAAATGCCCGCCAGCAGCAGGTCGGTGATGTTGAGGATCAGCGAGGCGTTAAACCCGGCCGAGGAGGCGGCGAAGGCCACCATGGCGCCGACGATGGGGGAGCGCCCCAGCGCGTGGAAGGACATCGCGCCCAGCGGGATGAGGATGACGTAGATGGCGTCGGAGGCCACCGAGCCGGTCACGCCGGCCAGGGCGACGGCGAAGGTCAGCGTCGCCGGGGTGACCTTGGCAACCATCGCGCGCACGAGGGCGGACAGCAGCCCGGACTGCTCGGCCACGCCCACGCCCAGCATGACGGCGAGGATGACGCCCAGCGGCGGGAAGGAGGTGAAGTTCTCGACCGCATCCGTGACCATGCGTGAGATGTTTTCCTGGGTGAGCAGGGATTCGACCTCGATGGTCTCATTGGTCTGGGGATCCACGGCGCTCATACCCGCCAGGGAGCCGAGCCAGGAGGAGATGGCGACGACTCCGGCGAGGACGACGAACAGCCAGAAGGGATCCGGCAGCTTATTGCCCAGCTTTTCGATGGTGCCGAGAAATCCCCCGGGGGATTCTGTCTTCTTCGGCTGGTCTTCGGTAGCGGTTTCTGTCATAAAACGGCACTTTCTGTGTCGAAGAGCCGGGGCTCTTGGATTTTTCCGGGTGCGACGGCAAGGCGGGGCCGGTCGGCGCCGCGCGAGACGATCGCCCGGATTTCATGGCAGGTTTTCGAACTTATGGTGTGCGTCACTATAGCGTACACGGGCTCGGGGACACATAATTTTTAGTCAATTGACGGGTAAAAGAGTTTCAATTGTTACCTCCTGTTGCTAGAGTTGCGAACGTGATCACCTTCGAGAACGTAACCAAGGTCTATCCGACCTCAACGCGACCGGCACTGGACGACGTGTCTTTCCGCATTGAGGACGGGGAGTTCGTCTTTCTTATCGGCCCCTCGGGCTCAGGCAAGTCCACCTTCCTGCAGCTGATGGTGCGCGAGACCAACTTGAGCTCCGGACAGATCCACTTCGACAACTTCCACGTCAACGCCCTGAAAGGCCGCGAAATCAACCGCTTGCGCCAGTCCATCGGCTACGTATTCCAGGACTTCCGGCTGCTGCCCAAGCTGAACGTCTACCAGAACGTGGCTTTCGCGCTGGAGGTCATCGGTAAAAAGAAGCACCGGATCGACAAGGCCGTTCCGGAGGTCCTCGAGATGGTCGGCCTGGGCTCGAAGGCGCACCGCATGCCGAATGAGCTCTCCGGCGGCGAGCAGCAGCGCGTGGCCGTGGCCCGCGCCTTCGTCAACCGCCCGAAGCTGGTGCTCGCGGACGAGCCGACCGGCAACCTGGACCCGGCGACCGCGACGGAGATCATGACCCTGCTGTCTAAGATCAACCGCCGCGGCACCACCGTCATTATGTCGACGCACAACGCTCGCGCCGTGAACGAGGCGCGCCAGCGCGTGCTGGAGCTGAGCAACGGCAAGCTCGTGCGCGACGAAACCCACGCCGTTTACGGGGAGGCCTTCTAAGACTATGCAGACAAATTTCGTCTTCCGCGAGGCCGCCAAGGGGCTGGGCCGCAACATCACCATGACCATCGCGCTGATTATCACCACGGCCGTGTCCGTGGGCCTGGTAGTCGCGGGTGTCTTGGTGACCATCCTGACCCAGGACACCAAGGACATCTACCTCGAGCAGGTGGAGGTCATGGTCCAGCTAGATGAGGAGATCTCCGCTAACGACACGGACTGCACCTCGGCGGGCTGCAAGGAGATTCAAGACCAGCTGGAGGCCGACTCCAGCGTGGAGAAGGTCACCTTCCGCTCGCAGGAGGAGTCCTACGAGCGCTTCAAGGAGTACTTCCAGGAGACCGACCCGCTGCTGGTGGAGGAGACCTCCCCGGACGCGCTGCCGGCCGCCCTGCACGTGCGCCTGGTGGATCCCACGGAGACTGCGGCTATCGATGCCATCCGGGACCTGCCGCAGGTCGACGCCATCGTCGACCAGGTCGAGGAGGTCGACCGCGCCACCGACAACCTGGACTCGATCCGTAACGCGACCTTCTTGGTCGCCGCTGTCCAGGCCGTGGCGGCCATCTTCCTGATTGCCAACATGGTCCAGATCGCGGCCTACAACCGCTCGACGGAGATGTCCATCATGCGCATGGTGGGTGCTTCCCGCTGGATCACCCAGGCCCCGTTCGTGCTGGAGGCCGTCCTGTCCACGCTCATCGGCGTGGTGGTGGCCGGCATCGGCCTGTTCCTGACCAAGTCCTACGTGGTCGATCCGTCGCTGCAGAGCCTCTACCAGGCGCAGCTGCTGGCCCCGCTGCACACCAAGGACATCTGGATGGCTCTGCCGATTGTCGGCGTGGTGGCGATGGCCTTTGCCGCCCTCGCCGCCCAAGTCACGCTGCGGCTCTACGTGAAGAAGTAGCCCGCGCGCCCCACTTCCTCGCCCGAAAGCCACCGTCTGTTGCGTGGCCGTCGGGCGGGTTTGTTCGCTCTAGCCTGGGCGGTTAAGCTTGATGGCTATGGCAAAGAAGGGCAAGAAGAAAAAGGGCGCGGTCGACAACAACTCGACCCTCGCCACCAATCGGCGTGCCCGCCATGACTTCAAAATTCTGGACACCTACGAGTGCGGCATCGCGCTCGTAGGCACGGAGATTAAATCCCTTCGGGAGGGCAAGATTTCCCTGAACGACGCCTTTGCCACCATCGACAAGGGCGAGGTCTGGCTGCGCAACCTCCACATCCCGGAGTACTCCATGGGAACGTGGACCAACCACAGCCCCAAGCGCACCCGCAAGCTGCTGCTGCACCGCCGGGAGATCGACAAGCTCTACGGCCAAGTGCGCTCCGGCAACAAGACGCTCATCCCGCTTAAGGTCTACCTCAAGGACGGCCGGGCCAAGCTGGAACTCGGCCTGGCACAGGGCAAGCAGGACTACGACAAGCGCGAGGACATCAAGCGTCGCGACCAGGACCGGGAGATCTCCCGCGAGCTCGGCCGCCGCGTCAAGGGTATTAATGTCTAGGACTTCCGCCACGGCCCAACCCGCCGCAGGAGGTCTAGGCTGGAAGGCATGATTTATACCTGCAAAGTCCACGACGTGAAAAAGGATCCCAGCCTTGCCTCCGGCACCCGGGTGTTGGTGGACCGGATGTGGCCGCGCGGGGTAGCCAAGGATGATTTGGCCTACGACGAGTGGTTCAAGGACGTCGCCCCCAGCAGTGAGCTGCGCAAGTGGTTCAACCACGACGCCGATCGCTTCAAGGAATTCGGCCAGCGCTACCGCGCGGAGCTGGACGACTCCGACGCCGAGGAGCTCGGCCGGCTCATCGACCTTGCCAAGGACGGCGACCTCAGCCTGCTGTTCGCCGCCCACGACCGGGAGATAAACCACGCGGTGGTGCTCAAAGAGTGGCTGGATGAGCACTTGAACTAGCATACGTCGGCGAGTAAAGTGGTTTTTCCTATAGGGAATGCGGACGCATCCCGCCCTATAGGCAATGGGGTTGATTTGGTTTCGACTTCGTACATTGAGCCAGGGGAAGCGTGCCGGTGCAGGCTAGAGACCACCGTTAAGCGTCGTAGCACTCAATAAACGCAGAGAAGAACTCTCAGCGTGACTACGCACTTGCTGCCTAATTAGCAATGCGTGTCTGTCAGCCTAGGTTTTGTTCCTGGCCTAGTAACTGGCATCGACTAAGGAACTTGCCATCCGGTTGCGTCTTCAGGGCCGGATGGGACCTCTACTGGAGACTGGGCTCATCATCCGGACGTGTTCGTCCGATCCGGAGGGCCGAGCAGAGATTCCGCGCGAACTGCGCACGGAGAAGCCCTGGCAAGATGACGAAGGACCCGGGTTCAATTCCCGGCAGCTCCACCACGAGGACGCTCATTTTGATACAAAATGAGCGTCCTTTTGTTTTGCGGCTGTGCGGGGGGTAGGCGATAACCGGGGGCTATCTCCGTCCGCGGGGATGAGATGCCGTCTTACGGGGTATATTCCAGTGAGTCGCGGATTTCGTCTACCTGGCTCGGGGAGATGCCCGTGCCGATGATTTCGATTCCCGATACCTTTTCTGACTCGTCGCTCACCCGGATGACAATCGTTGGCTCGTTGGGGTCGTCGATGGCGTTTTCGCTGGGGACGTCTAGACAACTTTTTATAGCGTCCCGCGGTGGGGGCCGTGGCCGTTTGCCCAATTGTTGGGGGTAGGGGTGGCAGGAAACGTCCAGT from Corynebacterium confusum includes these protein-coding regions:
- a CDS encoding inositol monophosphatase family protein; the protein is MTQTPSLPEMIDAIAKTFMVAHADDSDAHLAQALVYNAGRLAWRMRDQGVNIEQKTSVSDVVTEADRAAERFVATVLQALRGEDGLVGEEGTSQESTSGRTWVIDPVDGTYNFSSGSDYWCSALALRDAEGTVLGAVHRPAMGYTWFGGRDYPTSLDGKEVTPLTDAPAEQLSLATYLHPTSIQDPDIRAAWQKVASGFATVRMLGAGSVDLSSVADGTWGAWMQHTVAEWDWLPGKALVEAAGGATKEISAGGVVWCLAGNKQAVKEMEQMLRG
- a CDS encoding AbgT family transporter; translation: MTETATEDQPKKTESPGGFLGTIEKLGNKLPDPFWLFVVLAGVVAISSWLGSLAGMSAVDPQTNETIEVESLLTQENISRMVTDAVENFTSFPPLGVILAVMLGVGVAEQSGLLSALVRAMVAKVTPATLTFAVALAGVTGSVASDAIYVILIPLGAMSFHALGRSPIVGAMVAFAASSAGFNASLILNITDLLLAGISTPAAQMVDPDYHVSPLANIFFVIPSAVVLALIITAVTELFITRKARELVNHDHINYEEVSFDKAAGGPGKSSADDADDADSDYDFSEDDETLKLSRQEAKGLVWAGISLLVFLAGFFALLFIPGSPLAGPDGEAMESPLISAIAVPIALAFLLVGIVYGIVVGTIKDGSDIPNFMARGLKTLLPMLVLFFAVAQFLAWFEWSNLGVWTAITGSELLQRWDLPPILMFAGLVLLVALLNLLITSGSAQWALMAPVIVPMMMYVHISPEVSQMLFRIGDSPTNIITPMSPYFALALTFLQRYYKRAGVGTLMSLALPYSVAMLVGWFLFFVIWYLLGIPLGPGAPMHYPAE
- the ftsE gene encoding cell division ATP-binding protein FtsE, translated to MITFENVTKVYPTSTRPALDDVSFRIEDGEFVFLIGPSGSGKSTFLQLMVRETNLSSGQIHFDNFHVNALKGREINRLRQSIGYVFQDFRLLPKLNVYQNVAFALEVIGKKKHRIDKAVPEVLEMVGLGSKAHRMPNELSGGEQQRVAVARAFVNRPKLVLADEPTGNLDPATATEIMTLLSKINRRGTTVIMSTHNARAVNEARQRVLELSNGKLVRDETHAVYGEAF
- the ftsX gene encoding permease-like cell division protein FtsX, which codes for MQTNFVFREAAKGLGRNITMTIALIITTAVSVGLVVAGVLVTILTQDTKDIYLEQVEVMVQLDEEISANDTDCTSAGCKEIQDQLEADSSVEKVTFRSQEESYERFKEYFQETDPLLVEETSPDALPAALHVRLVDPTETAAIDAIRDLPQVDAIVDQVEEVDRATDNLDSIRNATFLVAAVQAVAAIFLIANMVQIAAYNRSTEMSIMRMVGASRWITQAPFVLEAVLSTLIGVVVAGIGLFLTKSYVVDPSLQSLYQAQLLAPLHTKDIWMALPIVGVVAMAFAALAAQVTLRLYVKK
- a CDS encoding S1 family peptidase, whose amino-acid sequence is MLRIPHLKKVLVGSAFAGAFFFAAPAAGAQEAPQPGFDAAAAVDQVRSDLADWGISTPEVDPQVTDAVTEAVNQHLPQAQQALDQAAAAATAPQTHDYADAPATNPNPIGLEETVRQATQPEFKPQNVDPNYQWRNDMFSKVMAGKPTKNFILHRVPGSYFDAPQVPEESNAALTEGKSLYGPGTPIYVNDESMCTLTAAGTDNAGRKVGLTASHCGEVGQSVASADSWQVGPSGTIVDKNAELDYSVVEFGANAEVSRSYNGVTANRLGGKVKPGDISCKRGLATGDTCGMTLTTIPQYQFTQVCAMQGDSGAPLFNRGRLVGSVTGGINPPGFNGACRTPLQGAVHVPTAVTNMDAILADLNRRGGVGAGFSLPED
- a CDS encoding DUF488 domain-containing protein; the encoded protein is MIYTCKVHDVKKDPSLASGTRVLVDRMWPRGVAKDDLAYDEWFKDVAPSSELRKWFNHDADRFKEFGQRYRAELDDSDAEELGRLIDLAKDGDLSLLFAAHDREINHAVVLKEWLDEHLN
- the hisN gene encoding histidinol-phosphatase, which encodes MGKYKEDLGLALEVAGHADAVTMHRFECSDLAVKSKPDMTPVTDADLACEKLIRSKLAQARPNDDVLGEEFGGEAKFSGRQWVIDPIDGTKNFVRGVPVWATLIALLEDGEPVVSVISAPALRRRWYAAKGGGAFRVFGGEPKRLHVSGVGELADASVGISSLSGWRDRGLRENVLELTDVTWRLRGYGDFWNYCLVAEGAVDIAAEPEVSLWDLAAPCLLVTEAGGKFTSIEGAAGPNNGSALATNGHLHKKALGYLAP
- the prfB gene encoding peptide chain release factor 2, with the translated sequence MHPDKTAALDELSTTLTTIEKVMHPEELSARVRELEAQAGDPSLWDDPAHAQKVTSELSAAQVKLRKLADLRGRLDDMPVMYELAEEEGDTALADEELAALRSTIEALEVTTMLSGEYDEREAVINIRSGAGGVDAADWAEMLMRMYIRWAEHNDHKVDVYDISYAEEAGIKSATFVVHGEYMYGTLSVEQGAHRLVRISPFDNQGRRQTSFAEVEVLPVVEQTDSIDIPDADVRVDVYRSSGPGGQSVNTTDSAVRLTHIPTGIVVTCQNEKSQIQNKASAMRVLQAKLLERKRQEEQAELDALGAGGNASWGNQMRSYVLHPYQMVKDLRTGFEVGDPQKVLDGDLDGLLEAGIRWRMAERDDSQD
- the smpB gene encoding SsrA-binding protein SmpB; translation: MAKKGKKKKGAVDNNSTLATNRRARHDFKILDTYECGIALVGTEIKSLREGKISLNDAFATIDKGEVWLRNLHIPEYSMGTWTNHSPKRTRKLLLHRREIDKLYGQVRSGNKTLIPLKVYLKDGRAKLELGLAQGKQDYDKREDIKRRDQDREISRELGRRVKGINV